From the genome of Salvia splendens isolate huo1 chromosome 7, SspV2, whole genome shotgun sequence:
CAAACCTGGAAGGAAAAAACATATGTGCAGTGGTTCAACCgaaatttacttattttttaaaattttattattattattattattattattattattattatttattcatttacaTATTAATGTgtagatattttattttcacataTTCTAATTTTTTGTACACATCTgtttttaaatcattttttctGTATTGGAATTTTttgtaatatactccctccgtccaataaAAAATATCCCAATTTATTACGCTATACATCAAGTTATTTATAACTTAAACCACCAtcaaaatactaataataatatgagtctcactatccactaacactactttaactatcattctcctcatctctcttactttaccatttttatcttaatttctgtgtCACATTatatgcccatatttttatgggatgtaGGGAGtagttattttaatttgatgttacttattaattttatatgatttttgtttttatgtttaAAGTCCAGTATATGTATTTTATCTTTAACTATCTTCTTTTAGTTACAAGTATTtctgataattaaatttataatatttaatataaaaaaaataatcgcTAGTCGATTTAAACTAAATTAGTTACAAGTGATtttgatattaaatttataattttaaatttatatttaatacttTAAAGAATTacatagtattttttatttaaaatttttactttttgaaattttaatttctttgaatttttaaattttttatttttagatcgTCAGAATTGAACATCgagcaaaaaaaataataacatgGTCTTCACTCATCTACTTAATATTTTCATgctatatatttaatattttcttctttgCTTATAAATAATTGTGTTCTTAGCTAGACACACTATATcatgaaataatttaaaatatgatatattaatactaatggagtttatattttttatttctttatattGATTCTAATACTTTAATATCTTTAATAAGGTCACCGCCAGTTGGAAACTTGTGAAGGGTCATGGTCTCATGGGGGTTTCATGGGACCCCcaataattttacaaaaaaatggtattttattaattttatattaaaagtaAATCAAATACTGTATTATTTACTCATTAATCTTTACCGTTAATCGGCAGATTCTGCCCAATCTAATCCTCCACTTGTGCGCCGTATTCtacttctttctctttctcttttcttgaacaaagtatttttttcaatatattattttgatattgattgtttcaattataaaaaaaacaattgatGTACATAAAGttaaaattgaaagaaattgTGACTAAAtcattactccttccgtccatgAAATAATGTCCATCTTTGCTATTATGGCCCGTCCACAAAATAATGtccatatttactttttttatttgtggTCAATAAACTCCACTTTCCACTAAatcatcacacacacactctaatataaaatcaatatataatgtGTGacctactaacttttttaaccaACTTTTCTTTGTATTATTTAAAACTCACACCGAGTCAAAGAGGGACTTTTAATCGTGGACGGAGGTAATATGTAACTATGATTAGTttagtgttgttttgtttttacaTAGGTTTATGAATGTGTTGTCAAATATAGATGAATTTATGAAGTTAATATAGTTGTTTGTGTTGTTATTGTTTAAGTACTACTAGCTTGTATGGGGCAAAAATTATGGTATATACAGTCCACAAGATCCATTCGTTTTATATTTGCAAAATGAACAAATTTCGTTTATCATTTGGACTTAGATAGATCGCCCTAAGTTAAGATTACCTAAGATATGAAGGAAAGATGTGAGATAAGCCTGTTATTCTTCCCATTATTTTGCAGCACATTAGGAATATGAGATTTGGGGATGTGTTGGATTGTCGAAGATCTAGAGACATAGACGATCATCTCATTATTGCATTCGTTATGCAAGACACATTAATtcatatactccttccgtccgtggataagagtcatgtttttctattttagtccgtctgtGAATAGGACTCTCGGTTAACTTTAACTATAAATGctaatagggtctcacattacactaactcattccactcacattttattcaAAACTAATATATGCAAGTGGGACTCATACTCTACTATCTTTTTTCCACCCATTTTtctaacatttcttaaaacccatacCATTAAAAAATGAGACTCTCAATAGCTAACGGGAAAGTACAAGTTAGTGTTTCCTATTGATTGGTTTTGTACATAAAGAAGGAATTTAAGATGTTGAATTTGTTTGGATCGGCGTTGATTACTTAGCTGAAGGAGCCTGAGCATGACACAAATCTTAAATTCTATTCCCTCCGTGTTTTAAAAATAGtaattatttccattttaggtcatttcttaaaaatagaaactttagaatctttctattttaagacATGGAACTCACAATCCAttaactctactttcactactttttcttttcatctctcttactttactcatatttcatttcatctctcttactttaccaattcttctcatttactttactaattgtgcattaaaactcgtgccgtttcaaatgtttctagtTTTtaaatacggagggagtatattcaaTAGACACGTGTCTATTGTATTGTATGCTTCTAATTGGTCGTTTGATCTTACCGGATAACATCGTCGATAAGATGCATTTcttacataattatattttaaaaggtTTAACACTTAATTTACGATGATTATttaaaggtaaaaaaaaataatttatgatttaaaaaatttaaatgaaacGAAAAAACATTGTGTTAAATTTAAAACATTTTTGTGAATTTATAATTGTATTGTACTATTTACGTTCCTTAAAAATgaagttaaattttaaaacctttttgtgaatataagatggaataaaatgataaaaatgaactaCTCTCTTTGTccatgattaaatgtctcatatttgactgatatggattttaagaaattatttgactttataaaatAAAGTTGGTTGAAAAGTTAGTAAAACATGgagtttatttttatatattatttttataataaaacttgAGTGAAATAATAAGTTcacttaccaaatatagtaaaagtgaaatgaaatatttatactTGAAATGATGAAAACGGAAAAAAGTGAGATATTTAACAGCAAAAAGAGaaagtatttatttttgaggcaaaagaaaaaaatataaatatagattGCCACATGGAATATGTGAGTGTGACCTACATCTATAGCACTTATTGCACATTTTCGTGCAAGTTTGTAACACTACTAACTAAATATAATTGTCCAAAGCACCAAATAATCTAATTATTCCAGTAATAAACCAACAAAAgagagtaataaaaaaaataaaaataaactgcATTATTTTCGGCTCATTTTGTTTCATTCCACTTTCGCAAATTCTCCACCTTGTTCGCTGCAAACATATTCGAATTCCACACGTCACACAGCTGTTTCACGAATGATTCATACCGTTTTCGATCCCAAACAACTCCATATCAACGATTCCTTATCGTaagtttcttcaattttttgcaTGCATGATGCTTGTTAATTTTCCGATTTATTGTGGATttttcagtgataaaatgaagtTTGATGTGTTCGAATATCTCTAAAATGGAATTTTCGATTGTTAATCATCATTTTAtatgtgattttgttatttgATTTGGTTTTGCATGATTCGAATTTTGTAGGTCTAATTTGATTTCTACTGTTTTATAGTGGAGAAATTGAGAATAATGGGTGATTATTTGCTGTTATTCTATTTCTAACCAATGTGAATTGTGGGAAATAATCTAGGTATAGGTAGTATCATGATGAGAGGATCGAGTTCGAATGAGAAGTCAGAGATCAATGCTAGCTTAGAGAGTGAGATTGAAGCATTGCTGCTACATCAGCAACGAAATCGAGGTCTGAttgttgagagagagaggggtttGGACATAAACAGAAGCGGAAGCGCCCCTCCCTCAGTGGAGGGGGCGTTGCTAGCTGCAGGGAGTCTTCTTAGGCATCCCAATTTCGTGAAGCTTGGTAGcactagtagtagtagtaatgcTGATAATATTGGCGTATTGACTGAAGAGGAGATAAGATCCCACCCTGCCTATTTGGAGTACTATTATTCACATCAGAACTTCAATCCTCGGCTCCCTCCACCTCTGTTGTCGAAGGAGGATTGGCGCGTTGCGCAGAGGGTAAGGGCTGCGGGCAGAAATGGGCTTGAAAATGGGGGTGGGGTTATGCCGGTAGGTTTGTCTGTTAAGAAAGCAGAAGATGAGATGATCGAGCTGAGGAAGGCGGCTCTTAGGAATATGTCGCGGAAAAACTCTACTGATTCTTTAGAGAAAGGTATGATGGGGGCGTCGAGCTCTGGAATGGGAGTTAGAAGAAAGAGCTTCGCAGATATACTTCAGGTTTTTGACATTTCAGTATTTGTTGTGCTTTTGGTATCAATGCTCCTCAGAATATGAGTAGAAAGGGTGTATCATGTATGTCATAATGTAAGCCAGTGTCTTGTGACATGATTAACCTCacatacaattttattttatctttacaTACAATATACTTATGATAGAGGAAATATTGCGCTCTAATGcgtagaaaaagaaaaaagccTTGATAGCTAAACGTCATTTTCcaacaagtttttatttttgcacTGAAAATTGTCGACATTAGCTCTAGCCATGCTATAACTTTCTGTGTTTGCACAGAAAAATCACCTTTGTGTTCGTGTTTGGCTTTCTCCAGGAAGGGTGTGGACAGCCTACGAAATCACATCTTTCACGTCCTGCTAGCCAGAGCTCAGTTGCAGATATTGCAGATATGATACCTAATTCCAGCTCAGCTGATTTACATAATAAAGCAGAATCATTTGAATCTCTACACCCCAAAAATAGTTATACTGTCTTATCCAACACTCAGAGCAATCCGACCTCATTGGCTTCTTGTGTCAATGTAACATCCTTAACGAGCAGCAAGACTGAGATGGGGGGCAAGCCCCCAGCTCCTGCTCTTATGGCACTTGGGAACGGAGTTCATCTTGTCGACAACTTGACCTCTGCAACGCTAGTTCCTTCGCCTGGTATCTTTGAGATAGCCGACATTGCCTCTTCTCTATCTGGATTGAAAATGTCCATGGCCAGAGGTCAGCTTCCTGGTGAGAGTATTTCACATTCGTCACTTCAGATGGGGATTAATCCAACAGGgtggcagcagcagcagcattaCAGCGACAGTGCTAGAGTCGAAAACATGGTCATTAACACCAACTATGTAAATTTAGCAAGGAGTAGTGAACTAACCAGGGGGCCTGGTGTTTCAAAACTAACAATCAATGAGCATGTAGGTTTTCCGAGAAGGACGTCTTCGACTACTAATCTTCAGTCTCAACATCAACACAGCCTATCTGATCTTGCAAGGCTGGAAGATCTGAAGAATCAAATGCAAAACAACAATTTCCCGGGTGTGAGTATTCCTTCTCAGAGAAATGGTGCATATTCGGTCGAGCAAAAGCAGGATGGAATTATAGGTACTAATCTCAAATCATGTTTTTATGATATATCCTTTACTGTTAACCATTAGAGCATTTGACCTTACAGTTGATGATAGAATTGAAAAATGAGCAGTAGTTTAGGATATATGGCCTTGCAATTCTTGATATTGTGATTCAATTTTTGAAGGATTCCGAAAAATATTGCATTAACGATATTTCTCAAGTATTTCTATAGGGTCATTCATGGCCGGTGGTAATGGAGACGGCCAAATCTTGAGACCTAGCTATCCGCCGGGGTTCCACATTCCGGTCATGGATCCACATCAAGTTCAGTATATCCAGAAAATGTTGAATCATGGAAAACATTCGGCTTGTGTGGCTGGAAATTCTTCTCAAGGACTAAACTTTGTTGGTTCCCATGGTCATGACAATTTTCAGTCTTTGGAGAAAGCTTATCTCGAGGCGTTGCTTCTGCAACAGGCACAGCAATTTCAGTCACACATGTTACAGAAACCCGGCACTGTTAATCATCATCAGTATCAATGCAGTCCTGGATTTAACCCATACGTTGCTTCATTTCAAGGCAACATGTTGCAGAGTTCTCGAGATTGTTCGAGAAGTTCTATGGTCCAGAATGATAAATGTGCTCAGATACAGTCATCATTGGTTAGTCAGAAGGGGGAAAACACTGGTTCCTGCGGAAGCAACTCACAAGGAAGATTTGAATCCTTATTGGAGATGCTTAAAAACAATAAGACGAAGTCATTGGAGCTCTCCGACATTCTTGGTCATGTTGTTGAGTTCAGGTAAGTAACGAGCAGCAGCAGTTACTCTGTTTTGTTTtgctagagagaaaatataataatttagtcCACGACATCTATGCCGTTTTCTATTTAGTACGGATCAATTCGGGAGTCGATTCATTCAGCAGAAGCTGGAGACAGCAACAGTTGAAGAAAAGACAACAATACTTTTAGAAATCCTTCCTAATGCTCTTGGTTTAATGATCGATGTTTTCGGGAATTACGTCATACAAAAGGTAATATTTcgcatacaaaattgataaaattgatTTAATGTTGTGGTGATATCATTGCTTGAAGTGCAGTTCTTCGAGCATGGTACTGAAGGTCATCGGAAAGAGTTGGCAAGGCATCTCATTGGTCATGTATTGCCTCTTACTCTGCAGATGTATGGATGCCGAGTTATACAGAAGGTTTGTTTCTACGGCTTCGTCTCTCTCTATATTGTGTTACGACACCTTTGGTTGTGGGAAATCTAACTGAAAATATACTATGAGCATATGAAAACAATATGATTGTACAATGTACATACTGTTTATGTTGAACTTGATAAATCGGATGACATAGTTAGATTAGAACGTAAATGACAGATCAAACTTTGTAACAACATAAGTATTGTAATTTCCATTTTGTTACCGATGCGATTGGTCACAGGCATTGGAAGTGATTGATACAGACACAGGCACTAAGATGgcagccgaactcgatggttcAGTGATGAAATGCATTCATGATCAAAATGG
Proteins encoded in this window:
- the LOC121742408 gene encoding pumilio homolog 4-like, whose amino-acid sequence is MMRGSSSNEKSEINASLESEIEALLLHQQRNRGLIVERERGLDINRSGSAPPSVEGALLAAGSLLRHPNFVKLGSTSSSSNADNIGVLTEEEIRSHPAYLEYYYSHQNFNPRLPPPLLSKEDWRVAQRVRAAGRNGLENGGGVMPVGLSVKKAEDEMIELRKAALRNMSRKNSTDSLEKGMMGASSSGMGVRRKSFADILQEGCGQPTKSHLSRPASQSSVADIADMIPNSSSADLHNKAESFESLHPKNSYTVLSNTQSNPTSLASCVNVTSLTSSKTEMGGKPPAPALMALGNGVHLVDNLTSATLVPSPGIFEIADIASSLSGLKMSMARGQLPGESISHSSLQMGINPTGWQQQQHYSDSARVENMVINTNYVNLARSSELTRGPGVSKLTINEHVGFPRRTSSTTNLQSQHQHSLSDLARLEDLKNQMQNNNFPGVSIPSQRNGAYSVEQKQDGIIGSFMAGGNGDGQILRPSYPPGFHIPVMDPHQVQYIQKMLNHGKHSACVAGNSSQGLNFVGSHGHDNFQSLEKAYLEALLLQQAQQFQSHMLQKPGTVNHHQYQCSPGFNPYVASFQGNMLQSSRDCSRSSMVQNDKCAQIQSSLVSQKGENTGSCGSNSQGRFESLLEMLKNNKTKSLELSDILGHVVEFSTDQFGSRFIQQKLETATVEEKTTILLEILPNALGLMIDVFGNYVIQKFFEHGTEGHRKELARHLIGHVLPLTLQMYGCRVIQKALEVIDTDTGTKMAAELDGSVMKCIHDQNGNHVIQKCIECIPQYQIHFIISSFFGQVVTLSTHPYGCRVIQRVLEHCDDPKTQQKIMDEIMNSVCKLSQDQYGNYVIQHVVEHGKTHERATIISKLAGQIVKMSQQKFASNVVEKCLSFGGPEERKLLVNEILGSTEENEPLQAMMKDPFGNYVVQKVLETCDDKSRELILSRIKVHLSALKRYTYGKHIVSRIEKLVAAGERHIGQSSSSKQNS